One Roseimaritima multifibrata DNA window includes the following coding sequences:
- a CDS encoding outer membrane protein assembly factor BamB family protein — MSLRRFLTSPLASLSAGLLFWIGACGLTAQADDWPQWMGTHRDNVWRENNIVESFPDDGPSVVWRIPVAGGYAGPAVANGRVYVTDYVTAEDVQTDNFNRETYSGTERVLCLDERDGRLIWKHEYPVTYGISYPAGPRCTPTVDGNNVYTLGAEGDLYCFDAATGEVLWNRSLPTDYDAKTPLWGYAAHPLIDGPRLITLAGGKGSHVVALDKQTGKEIWRHGTTREPGYSPPTIIQAGGKRQLILLHPEAMESVVPESGQPYWSVPYTADNGSIIMSPVQSGDLLYGGGFSRRNLLVRLSKDGLAAETVWQDERNKGLSPVNVQPFAEDGILYGADQDGTFYGVQIETGERLWKSTAPLDGKRPLRTGTAIMVRNQGRVWMFNERGELVIAKMTPAGYEEIDRAKVIEPSNTAAGRSVVWTAPAWANQSVFIRNDKECIRVDLSAD, encoded by the coding sequence GTGTCTCTAAGACGTTTTCTAACTTCTCCGCTCGCCAGCCTGTCGGCAGGTTTGCTGTTCTGGATTGGGGCCTGCGGGCTGACCGCCCAGGCGGATGACTGGCCGCAGTGGATGGGGACGCATCGCGATAATGTTTGGCGAGAAAACAACATCGTTGAATCGTTTCCCGACGATGGACCGTCGGTCGTTTGGCGAATCCCCGTTGCAGGCGGGTATGCAGGCCCAGCGGTCGCGAATGGTCGGGTCTATGTGACGGACTACGTTACCGCGGAAGATGTGCAGACCGATAACTTCAATCGTGAAACCTATTCAGGCACCGAAAGAGTACTCTGCCTGGATGAACGCGACGGGCGATTGATTTGGAAGCATGAATACCCGGTGACGTACGGTATTTCGTATCCCGCCGGTCCACGCTGCACGCCAACGGTCGATGGCAACAACGTCTACACGTTGGGTGCGGAGGGAGATCTGTATTGTTTCGATGCGGCGACCGGAGAGGTTCTTTGGAATCGATCTTTGCCAACGGATTACGATGCAAAAACTCCGCTATGGGGATACGCGGCACATCCGCTGATCGATGGCCCAAGATTGATCACGTTGGCCGGAGGGAAAGGCAGTCATGTGGTGGCACTGGACAAGCAGACCGGCAAAGAAATCTGGCGACACGGAACGACTCGCGAACCGGGGTATTCCCCGCCAACGATTATTCAGGCAGGTGGAAAACGGCAGTTAATTTTGTTGCATCCCGAGGCGATGGAATCGGTCGTTCCCGAATCGGGGCAACCTTATTGGTCGGTTCCCTACACGGCGGATAACGGATCGATCATTATGTCTCCGGTACAGTCGGGGGATCTGTTGTATGGCGGTGGATTCAGCCGCCGTAACTTGCTGGTCCGGTTATCCAAGGATGGACTGGCTGCTGAAACGGTTTGGCAGGACGAACGTAATAAAGGATTGTCGCCGGTGAATGTACAGCCCTTCGCCGAGGATGGCATTTTGTACGGAGCCGATCAGGATGGCACGTTCTACGGGGTGCAAATCGAAACCGGTGAGCGATTATGGAAGTCGACCGCCCCCTTGGATGGTAAACGTCCGCTAAGGACCGGCACGGCAATCATGGTGCGCAATCAAGGACGAGTTTGGATGTTCAATGAGCGGGGAGAATTGGTCATCGCGAAAATGACTCCCGCGGGCTATGAAGAAATCGATCGCGCGAAAGTGATCGAACCAAGCAATACCGCCGCGGGGCGATCCGTGGTTTGGACCGCGCCGGCTTGGGCAAACCAAAGCGTTTTCATTCGCAATGACAAAGAGTGCATCCGGGTGGATTTGAGCGCCGACTAA
- a CDS encoding BaiN/RdsA family NAD(P)/FAD-dependent oxidoreductase has product MVIARSEFDVVVIGAGAAGMIAAARAAEAMRSSLASSSSGDASVLLLEKNRKAGAKILMSGGTRCNLTHDCGNAGIMEAFGKSGRFLRQALDQLSPQATVKMFHDLGVATKIESTGKVFPKNDRAVEVRDALLRDVHAQGVQVRLGAGVQGLQRQEGCWEVQTDSGTVSANKVIVTAGGRSWPGCGTTGDAYEWLSQLGHSIEQTRPALVPLTGGADWSRELSGLTLPEIGLEVWASAKPHSSTGNGGRRSGKRKKPLIRREGGFLFTHRGFSGPAVMDVSRYLTTPDGVTDDRLVIDLLPAMSTAAVEDWIADIKRKGGGQTLANALTKLLPSRLASAIAQLAIQGTDVPRAGAADQVFPLAELKREVWLRLSGFLKQHELPVHGSRGFEKAEVTAGGVRLSEVDPRSMQSRLVDGLYIAGEVLDLDGWIGGYNFQSAFSTGAMAGLAAAESIRNGEH; this is encoded by the coding sequence GTGGTAATTGCTCGCAGTGAATTCGATGTCGTAGTGATCGGCGCCGGTGCGGCCGGAATGATCGCCGCAGCGCGCGCCGCGGAAGCGATGCGTTCATCGCTGGCATCTTCTTCTTCCGGCGATGCTTCGGTGCTGTTACTGGAGAAAAATCGCAAAGCGGGTGCCAAAATCTTGATGTCGGGTGGGACCCGCTGCAATTTGACCCATGACTGTGGAAACGCAGGAATCATGGAAGCCTTTGGGAAATCGGGACGGTTTTTGCGGCAGGCCCTCGATCAATTATCACCTCAGGCAACGGTCAAAATGTTTCATGACCTGGGGGTCGCCACCAAAATCGAATCGACCGGTAAGGTCTTTCCCAAGAATGATCGCGCGGTGGAAGTCCGCGATGCGTTGCTCCGCGACGTACACGCTCAAGGCGTGCAGGTTCGGTTGGGGGCGGGCGTCCAAGGCCTCCAGCGTCAAGAAGGCTGCTGGGAAGTGCAAACGGATTCGGGAACCGTGTCTGCAAACAAAGTCATCGTAACGGCTGGTGGTCGCAGTTGGCCAGGCTGTGGGACGACTGGTGATGCTTACGAGTGGTTGTCGCAATTGGGGCATTCGATTGAACAGACTCGGCCCGCTTTGGTTCCGCTGACCGGTGGGGCCGATTGGTCCCGCGAGTTGAGCGGGCTAACATTGCCTGAAATCGGTTTGGAAGTCTGGGCGAGTGCGAAACCGCATTCATCGACCGGTAATGGCGGCCGACGTAGCGGGAAAAGGAAAAAGCCCTTGATTCGACGTGAAGGAGGATTCTTGTTCACGCATCGCGGTTTTTCGGGACCGGCTGTTATGGATGTGAGCCGTTATTTGACGACACCCGATGGGGTAACCGATGACCGACTGGTCATCGATTTGTTACCAGCGATGTCGACCGCTGCGGTCGAAGACTGGATCGCGGATATCAAACGCAAAGGGGGCGGTCAGACGCTTGCCAATGCATTGACCAAGCTCCTCCCCAGTCGGTTGGCTAGTGCGATTGCTCAGCTGGCCATTCAGGGAACCGATGTTCCGCGAGCGGGTGCGGCGGATCAGGTTTTCCCGCTTGCCGAATTGAAACGAGAAGTTTGGTTAAGGCTATCAGGGTTCTTGAAGCAGCACGAATTGCCGGTCCACGGTTCACGAGGATTCGAAAAAGCGGAAGTGACAGCCGGCGGGGTGCGGTTGTCCGAAGTCGATCCGCGGAGCATGCAAAGCCGTCTGGTGGATGGTTTATATATTGCTGGAGAAGTGCTTGATCTAGATGGATGGATTGGCGGGTATAACTTTCAGTCCGCGTTTAGTACTGGGGCTATGGCAGGTTTAGCGGCTGCGGAGTCGATTCGGAATGGAGAACATTGA
- a CDS encoding adenylate/guanylate cyclase domain-containing protein gives MLELIAQGPRSSDRWRRGFPTPKDGSGLPAAVTLGRVEGTWKTDWDDRISRQHAVLAVQADGMVNVQKLPTAQNPIFFRGQEQDRFALSAGEHFVIGRTTFTLARRTAARPAAGPLEVTEHAFDREALRRQRFRDAPKRIDMLSRLPDLISGSNSDSELFVRVVGMMLQATPGATMVAIVCVDEDLEGESDQADVQVLHYDSRSTVDQAPNPSARLARSAVQRGESILHLWGGAGRREGQAGAYTASEDVDWAYCVPILAESCRGWALYVTGQLDVTGGTFLEQSLMAAPLDLQDDVKFTELVATTMGNLRQVRSLQRRQAGLRRFFAPVVMEALATRDADQVLEPREADVSVLFCDLRGFSRRSEEASDHLLDLLNRVSEALGVMTRHILDRDGVVGDFHGDAAMGFWGWPLDQVDAPGRACRAAIAISEEFLAAATGANRPMSGFRCGIGIATGRAVAGRIGTIDQVKVTAFGPVVNLASRLEGMTRPLAAEILIDEATADFVRNSVPSSLARVRRLVRVRPAGFSGAIDVCQLLPPEGPQSPLANRDLLQYESALDALILGRWDEAFAALHEVPAEDRAKDFLTATIARHGRVAPTGWDGVIDLPKG, from the coding sequence ATGTTGGAATTGATCGCTCAAGGACCTCGCAGCAGTGATCGCTGGAGGCGTGGATTTCCCACCCCAAAAGACGGGAGCGGGTTGCCTGCAGCGGTAACCTTGGGACGTGTTGAAGGGACATGGAAAACCGATTGGGACGATCGTATTTCGCGTCAGCATGCGGTTCTTGCGGTGCAAGCGGATGGCATGGTCAATGTTCAGAAGTTGCCGACCGCCCAGAATCCCATCTTTTTTCGCGGTCAAGAACAGGATCGGTTTGCACTCTCTGCGGGCGAGCATTTTGTCATTGGGCGAACCACGTTCACGCTTGCTCGTCGCACGGCGGCCCGACCAGCGGCCGGACCGCTGGAAGTCACCGAGCATGCTTTTGATCGAGAAGCCCTTCGTCGTCAACGATTTCGGGACGCGCCTAAACGAATCGATATGCTCAGTCGCTTGCCCGATCTAATTTCGGGCAGCAATTCCGATTCGGAATTGTTTGTGCGCGTGGTGGGGATGATGCTGCAAGCGACTCCGGGCGCCACCATGGTAGCAATCGTCTGCGTGGATGAAGATCTTGAGGGCGAATCGGACCAGGCCGACGTTCAGGTTCTTCATTACGATAGCCGATCAACGGTTGATCAGGCTCCAAATCCTAGTGCTCGCTTAGCCCGCTCCGCCGTCCAACGCGGTGAGAGTATTCTTCATCTGTGGGGCGGAGCCGGTCGGAGGGAAGGTCAGGCGGGCGCTTACACCGCTAGTGAGGATGTCGACTGGGCGTACTGTGTGCCGATTCTGGCAGAATCGTGCCGGGGTTGGGCGTTGTATGTAACCGGGCAGTTGGACGTGACCGGAGGGACATTCCTCGAGCAGTCTTTGATGGCGGCCCCTTTAGACCTGCAAGATGATGTGAAATTCACCGAATTGGTCGCTACCACGATGGGGAACCTTCGTCAGGTCCGCTCGCTGCAACGTCGGCAGGCGGGGTTGCGACGATTTTTTGCTCCTGTCGTGATGGAGGCACTGGCAACACGGGATGCCGACCAGGTGCTGGAGCCGCGGGAAGCCGATGTTTCCGTTCTGTTTTGTGACCTGCGGGGATTTTCGCGTCGAAGCGAGGAAGCTTCGGACCATCTACTGGATTTATTGAATCGAGTGAGCGAAGCGTTGGGCGTGATGACGCGTCACATTTTGGATCGTGATGGGGTTGTCGGCGATTTCCATGGGGATGCGGCGATGGGGTTTTGGGGCTGGCCGCTTGATCAGGTCGATGCACCGGGGCGAGCCTGTCGTGCGGCGATCGCGATTTCGGAAGAATTCCTTGCGGCCGCTACCGGTGCAAATCGCCCGATGAGTGGTTTTCGGTGTGGTATTGGAATCGCCACCGGGCGAGCCGTGGCGGGACGTATCGGAACCATCGACCAAGTGAAAGTAACAGCGTTTGGTCCTGTCGTGAATCTGGCCAGTCGTCTGGAAGGGATGACCCGACCGTTAGCGGCAGAAATCCTGATCGATGAAGCGACGGCCGACTTCGTACGCAATTCGGTTCCGTCTAGTTTGGCGCGGGTCCGCAGGCTGGTGCGTGTCCGTCCGGCAGGATTTAGTGGAGCGATTGACGTCTGCCAATTGTTGCCCCCCGAAGGTCCGCAGTCGCCACTTGCAAACCGAGATCTATTGCAATATGAATCCGCTCTTGATGCACTCATTTTGGGACGTTGGGACGAGGCTTTTGCGGCTTTGCATGAAGTGCCGGCTGAGGATCGAGCCAAGGATTTTTTGACCGCGACGATCGCACGCCACGGGCGAGTCGCCCCCACCGGTTGGGACGGCGTGATCGATCTGCCAAAAGGATAA
- a CDS encoding NAD-dependent epimerase/dehydratase family protein: protein MKVLVTGCGGFLGSNIVQQLLRRGDQVKGLGRSDYPELQRAGVDLVQGDVRNAAIVQQACQGVDAVIHTAAKAGIWGPWKTYHEINTVGTENVIAGCRKAGVKVLVYTSSPSVTFDGEDQTDVDESVPYPQHWLCAYPQTKALGEQAVLAAHQPGDLHTAALRPHLIWGLGDPHLFPRLVARAKSGRLRIVGDGNNMIDTVHVTNAAAAHLNALDQLTQWDDPDAGGKAFFITQGKPVNCWEWIAKVLEVHGVTPPTKRIGFESAWKAGAAFEKFYKLFRIKSEPPMTRFVAAQLAKDHSFDISAARKLLRYQPTVSDEEGLLEIAKSLA from the coding sequence ATGAAAGTATTGGTAACAGGATGCGGGGGGTTTTTGGGCTCCAATATTGTCCAGCAACTGCTTCGCCGCGGCGATCAGGTCAAAGGGCTTGGGCGAAGTGACTACCCCGAATTACAACGCGCTGGAGTCGATCTGGTGCAGGGCGATGTGCGCAACGCCGCGATCGTTCAACAGGCTTGCCAGGGGGTCGATGCGGTCATCCATACCGCTGCAAAAGCCGGGATTTGGGGGCCGTGGAAAACCTATCACGAAATCAACACGGTCGGAACCGAAAACGTGATTGCGGGCTGCCGGAAAGCCGGGGTTAAAGTGTTGGTGTATACCAGCAGCCCAAGCGTAACGTTTGACGGCGAAGATCAAACAGACGTCGATGAATCGGTTCCCTACCCCCAGCATTGGTTGTGCGCTTATCCACAGACCAAAGCATTGGGTGAGCAGGCCGTTTTGGCGGCTCATCAGCCTGGTGATCTGCACACCGCGGCTCTTCGTCCCCATTTGATTTGGGGTTTAGGGGATCCGCATCTGTTCCCGCGGTTGGTGGCACGCGCCAAAAGCGGGCGTTTGCGGATCGTTGGAGATGGCAACAATATGATCGATACGGTGCATGTGACCAACGCTGCGGCCGCTCATTTAAATGCACTGGATCAATTGACGCAGTGGGATGATCCCGACGCGGGAGGCAAGGCGTTTTTTATCACTCAAGGAAAACCGGTCAATTGTTGGGAGTGGATCGCTAAGGTTTTAGAGGTTCATGGCGTGACGCCGCCGACAAAGCGGATCGGTTTCGAATCCGCTTGGAAAGCGGGCGCCGCTTTTGAGAAATTCTACAAATTGTTTCGGATAAAGTCCGAGCCGCCGATGACGCGATTTGTCGCCGCACAGTTGGCGAAGGATCACAGTTTTGATATCTCGGCAGCTCGTAAATTGCTCCGTTATCAGCCGACCGTTAGCGACGAAGAAGGGCTGTTGGAAATCGCAAAAAGTTTGGCTTAG
- a CDS encoding DUF2752 domain-containing protein, with protein MSTVIAWLVGLTMIVLAAALLQYEPPAIVRLPWLQTALPETCGMQRNFGIDCPGCGLTRSFILAAHGRWQEALTMHPAGTLAFAFLLLLIPLRIYQGIRIQIGRPPTSTIIPELFVFGGLTVTSIVWWASKGIYHYFL; from the coding sequence ATGAGCACCGTCATTGCATGGCTGGTCGGATTGACGATGATCGTCCTAGCCGCAGCCCTCCTGCAATACGAACCGCCAGCGATTGTTCGTCTCCCTTGGCTGCAGACGGCTCTTCCGGAAACCTGTGGCATGCAACGCAATTTCGGAATCGATTGCCCGGGCTGTGGCTTGACCCGCAGTTTCATCCTGGCCGCACACGGTCGCTGGCAGGAAGCGTTGACAATGCATCCCGCCGGAACCCTGGCCTTCGCATTCCTACTGCTGCTGATTCCGCTCCGAATCTATCAAGGCATTCGGATTCAGATCGGAAGACCACCAACCAGCACAATCATTCCTGAACTGTTCGTCTTTGGTGGGCTAACCGTGACCAGCATCGTTTGGTGGGCCAGCAAAGGAATCTACCACTACTTCCTTTGA
- a CDS encoding tetratricopeptide repeat protein, with product MLSRFGLPVALLLVAIGPGMGQDLSPSAEAVQAETDQQNEIRQWIERLGDESYAARARAETELRRMGLMAFDLLHEASAHEDSEVVIAARHLVSSLQVSWASDSDSLEVREILADYGNIQNEAEQKTMLTRVAQIPNRAGLAALCRFVRFESNQRISREAALLVMQQEEDASESDRNQAANTILSILGANQRSPSVWLRAYADDLRRGVYDAERWQQLIESERTLADGRRDLQTDNDAVLELIRTCAQRALLAGNTETANRLALQSLDLIPPGRTALIDAVTWALDHRFFEVVKQMQQQKPVPFEKEPLLLYATAEAYQNGGNDSQAEAIAARAVKLAPLPLKDSIESEKMTQDDKENLAFRHREIAIWLAARQQFPWAIREYQHIVDRLNIEIIVSATTRDDLSRMHQGLGQYKAAIDALLPIQERLRKDQEYERQLRGVEIWPTALDSRIDFLKGKLATQEKKIEEAQALYRKALLSSKLNADIVIAMFRLQGDEEWQKEVNRELEKMTRTYEQFVASREHNHRRDNDAASSENLASALNQYAWLVANTAGDKRQALRYSLRSLELQPDRAMYLDTLARCHFAVGELKEAIAVQTKAVALGLGDPDLISQLIEFKAAQAANETNPE from the coding sequence ATGTTATCACGTTTCGGATTGCCTGTAGCCCTACTTCTGGTCGCCATCGGCCCTGGGATGGGTCAAGATCTTTCGCCCTCCGCCGAGGCGGTCCAGGCAGAAACCGACCAACAAAACGAAATCCGGCAATGGATCGAGCGTCTGGGAGACGAAAGTTACGCGGCACGTGCTCGAGCCGAAACGGAGCTCCGCCGGATGGGCTTGATGGCTTTTGATCTGCTCCACGAAGCGAGCGCCCATGAAGACAGCGAAGTCGTTATCGCGGCACGCCACTTGGTCAGTAGCCTGCAAGTGAGCTGGGCGTCCGATTCGGATTCTCTTGAAGTTCGCGAAATCCTGGCCGATTACGGGAACATTCAGAACGAGGCCGAACAGAAGACCATGCTGACACGCGTGGCTCAGATTCCCAATCGAGCGGGCTTGGCCGCTCTCTGTCGATTTGTTCGTTTCGAATCCAATCAACGGATCAGCCGCGAAGCCGCTCTGTTGGTGATGCAACAGGAAGAAGACGCCAGCGAATCCGATCGAAACCAAGCTGCCAACACAATCCTCTCTATCTTAGGGGCCAACCAACGGTCACCGTCGGTATGGCTCCGAGCCTACGCGGATGATCTGCGACGTGGCGTCTATGACGCGGAGCGATGGCAACAGCTGATCGAAAGTGAACGAACCCTCGCCGACGGGCGCCGTGACCTGCAGACCGATAACGATGCGGTTCTAGAACTGATCCGAACCTGTGCCCAGCGGGCTCTTCTTGCTGGCAATACCGAAACAGCAAACCGCTTAGCGTTGCAATCGCTTGACCTGATTCCACCTGGCCGCACCGCTTTGATCGATGCGGTCACCTGGGCCCTGGACCATCGCTTCTTTGAAGTCGTGAAACAGATGCAACAACAGAAGCCCGTCCCCTTTGAGAAGGAACCACTGTTGCTGTACGCAACCGCGGAAGCCTATCAAAACGGAGGAAACGATTCCCAAGCAGAAGCCATCGCGGCACGGGCTGTGAAACTTGCTCCTCTGCCACTGAAGGATTCTATCGAATCTGAAAAGATGACGCAGGACGATAAGGAAAACCTCGCGTTTCGCCACCGTGAGATCGCGATTTGGCTGGCAGCACGTCAACAGTTCCCATGGGCGATTCGTGAATACCAACACATCGTTGATAGACTGAACATCGAAATCATCGTTTCGGCGACGACGCGGGATGACCTGTCCAGGATGCACCAAGGACTAGGGCAGTACAAAGCCGCGATCGATGCTCTGCTGCCCATTCAAGAACGTCTACGGAAGGACCAAGAATACGAACGGCAATTACGAGGCGTCGAAATCTGGCCAACCGCGTTAGATAGCCGGATCGATTTCCTAAAGGGAAAACTGGCAACCCAGGAAAAGAAGATAGAGGAAGCTCAGGCTTTATACCGCAAAGCACTGCTTTCGTCGAAACTGAATGCGGATATCGTCATCGCCATGTTTCGCTTGCAGGGGGACGAAGAGTGGCAAAAGGAAGTGAATCGCGAGCTCGAAAAAATGACTCGAACATACGAACAATTTGTTGCGTCCCGCGAACATAACCATCGTAGAGACAACGACGCTGCCAGCAGCGAAAACTTGGCATCGGCGTTAAACCAGTATGCATGGCTGGTTGCCAACACCGCAGGCGATAAACGACAAGCGTTACGATACAGCCTCCGATCTTTAGAACTTCAACCGGACCGTGCGATGTACTTGGACACACTGGCTCGCTGTCATTTTGCGGTCGGTGAACTGAAAGAAGCGATTGCTGTGCAGACCAAGGCCGTCGCTCTGGGGCTGGGCGATCCCGACCTTATCAGCCAACTGATCGAATTTAAGGCTGCTCAAGCCGCTAACGAAACGAATCCAGAATAG
- a CDS encoding DUF885 domain-containing protein: MAALQDLLDEVWDAELVADPLLATDAADPRGQDHLADDSVEAISERTTQRAEFLKRLDGLDAQALPGPQKIELEILKRRLQGQLDQVRFSAHLIPITNREGFHITFPELPRIMQPKSKLDFENYNSRLADFRRYAEQQVALLRLGLERGVTLPAVVLREVDDQISPHVVDDPAESLLYQPYKDPRPAGMSETEWDTLAAQAIDAIETSVVPAYRDFQKFMREDYVPGCRGSIAARALPEGQAYYANRVRWFTTIDVSADEVHQIGLQEVARIRAEMESVRESVSFEGDLDAFLTFLRTDPQFYAKTPGELLREVAYILKKADGKLPEFFGKLPRTPYGIREVPSYVAPQTTSAYYWPSSADGKRAGFYYINTYNLSARPLYQLESLSMHEAVPGHHLQLALQTEMQDLHPIRRYSDFTAFIEGWALYCEWLGKEMGFYTDPYQEFGRLSMEAWRACRLVVDTGIHHKGWTRKQAIDFMTENTALSRHNIVAEVDRYIAWPGQALGYKMGELKIRELRAKAEQALGDDFQIRDFHDQVLAVGSIPLPVLEQRIDAWIAAQKQ; this comes from the coding sequence GTGGCTGCGCTGCAGGATTTGTTGGACGAAGTTTGGGACGCCGAACTGGTTGCCGATCCGTTGCTGGCGACGGATGCGGCGGATCCACGCGGTCAGGATCATCTGGCCGATGATAGCGTGGAAGCGATTTCGGAGCGTACGACGCAGCGGGCCGAATTTCTGAAACGCTTGGATGGGTTGGACGCTCAGGCCTTGCCTGGACCGCAGAAGATCGAGCTGGAGATCTTAAAACGGAGGTTGCAAGGGCAGCTGGACCAAGTCCGGTTTTCGGCCCATTTGATTCCGATTACCAACCGTGAAGGGTTCCACATTACCTTTCCCGAACTTCCTCGAATCATGCAGCCAAAATCCAAGTTGGATTTTGAAAACTATAATTCACGGCTTGCGGATTTTCGACGTTACGCGGAGCAACAGGTAGCGCTTCTGCGATTGGGGCTTGAGCGGGGCGTTACACTTCCAGCGGTCGTGCTTCGCGAGGTAGACGATCAGATTTCGCCTCATGTTGTGGACGATCCCGCAGAGTCATTGTTGTACCAGCCCTACAAAGATCCGCGACCTGCCGGAATGAGCGAAACCGAGTGGGACACGCTTGCCGCACAGGCAATCGATGCGATCGAAACGAGCGTGGTTCCAGCCTATCGCGATTTTCAAAAATTCATGCGGGAGGATTATGTGCCCGGCTGTCGAGGGTCGATTGCGGCTCGGGCACTCCCCGAAGGGCAGGCCTATTACGCCAATCGAGTTCGCTGGTTCACCACGATCGATGTCTCGGCAGACGAAGTCCATCAGATCGGGTTGCAGGAGGTCGCTAGGATCCGCGCCGAAATGGAAAGCGTTCGTGAATCGGTTTCGTTTGAAGGCGATTTGGATGCGTTCCTAACCTTTCTGCGAACCGATCCACAATTCTACGCAAAGACGCCTGGAGAGCTCCTGCGGGAGGTCGCTTACATCCTGAAAAAAGCGGACGGAAAGCTGCCCGAATTTTTCGGAAAACTGCCTCGGACTCCGTATGGGATTCGCGAAGTCCCCTCGTATGTGGCGCCGCAGACGACCAGTGCCTACTATTGGCCTTCGTCGGCAGACGGGAAGCGAGCTGGGTTTTACTACATCAATACCTACAACCTTTCCGCTCGGCCGCTGTATCAGTTGGAATCGCTTTCGATGCACGAAGCGGTTCCCGGGCATCATCTTCAACTCGCTTTGCAGACGGAGATGCAGGACCTGCATCCGATCCGCCGTTACAGTGACTTCACCGCTTTCATCGAAGGGTGGGCGCTCTACTGTGAATGGTTGGGGAAAGAGATGGGATTTTACACCGACCCTTATCAAGAATTTGGACGGCTGAGTATGGAAGCTTGGCGGGCGTGTCGATTGGTTGTCGACACGGGGATTCATCACAAAGGTTGGACCCGGAAGCAAGCGATCGATTTCATGACGGAGAATACCGCACTCAGTCGACATAACATCGTGGCGGAAGTCGACCGTTACATCGCTTGGCCAGGCCAGGCGCTGGGGTACAAAATGGGGGAATTAAAAATCCGTGAATTGAGAGCCAAAGCGGAGCAGGCACTGGGGGACGATTTTCAGATTCGTGATTTTCATGATCAAGTTCTCGCCGTTGGTTCCATCCCGCTGCCAGTTTTAGAGCAGCGAATCGATGCCTGGATCGCCGCACAAAAGCAGTAG
- a CDS encoding carboxylesterase family protein codes for MISIPTAAMAQKAKERFAAKEYKDADDNQLLYRILKPQDYDPKKSYPLVIFWHGAGERGDNNTSQLVHGMDDFATDEMMAKYPAFVVAPQCPTGERWVNVSWAADSHQMEEKPSESMRMSFELIDALQKEFSIDANRIYACGLSMGGFGTWDALQRRPNQFAAAIPICGGGDTAEAAELVNTPIWAFHGGADTVVKTQRSRDMIEAIKAAGGKPKYTEYPNVGHNSWAQTFANPEVYDWLFAQHRE; via the coding sequence ATGATATCGATTCCCACGGCTGCGATGGCTCAGAAAGCGAAAGAGCGTTTTGCTGCAAAGGAGTACAAAGATGCCGACGACAATCAGTTGTTGTATCGAATCCTGAAACCGCAAGATTACGATCCAAAGAAGTCTTACCCGCTGGTGATTTTTTGGCACGGTGCTGGTGAACGGGGCGATAATAATACCAGCCAGTTGGTCCATGGGATGGATGATTTTGCAACCGATGAAATGATGGCCAAGTATCCAGCGTTTGTCGTTGCGCCGCAGTGCCCTACCGGAGAACGCTGGGTAAACGTGTCGTGGGCCGCGGATTCTCACCAAATGGAAGAGAAACCCTCCGAATCGATGCGGATGAGTTTCGAATTGATCGACGCACTGCAAAAAGAGTTTTCAATCGATGCCAATCGCATTTACGCGTGTGGGCTTTCGATGGGCGGGTTTGGAACTTGGGATGCTTTGCAGCGACGGCCCAATCAATTTGCTGCGGCGATTCCCATCTGTGGAGGCGGAGATACTGCGGAAGCGGCAGAGTTGGTGAACACGCCGATCTGGGCGTTTCATGGCGGTGCCGATACGGTCGTCAAAACCCAACGGTCCCGAGATATGATCGAAGCGATCAAGGCTGCCGGAGGAAAACCGAAGTACACGGAATATCCAAACGTCGGACACAACTCCTGGGCGCAAACCTTCGCCAATCCCGAAGTCTATGATTGGTTGTTCGCACAGCATCGCGAATAA